One Mesoplodon densirostris isolate mMesDen1 chromosome X, mMesDen1 primary haplotype, whole genome shotgun sequence genomic region harbors:
- the LOC132481895 gene encoding LOW QUALITY PROTEIN: histone H2A-Bbd type 2/3 (The sequence of the model RefSeq protein was modified relative to this genomic sequence to represent the inferred CDS: deleted 2 bases in 1 codon) — MPGKRGGRGSPGRRSRTPRAELSFSVSHMERLLREGHYAQRLSSSAPVYLVAIIQYLTARVLELAGHEAQNNGRRRLTPELMDMAARSNALLPDLFRTSTISQVAPAQH, encoded by the exons ATGCCGGGGAAGAGGGGCGGTCGAGGGTCACCCGGTCGCCGTTCCCGCACCCCCCGAGCCGAGCTGTCCTTCTCCGTGAGCCACATGGAGCGCCTCCTGCGGGAGGGCCACTACGCCCAGCGCCTGAGCTCGTCCGCACCCGTCTACCTAGTGGCCATCATCCAGTACCTGACGGCCAGGGTCCTGGAGCTGGCGGGCCATGAGGCCCAGAACAATGGCAGGAGGCGCCTCACTCCGGAGCTGATGGACATGGCGGCCCGCAGCAACGCGCTGCTCCCCGACTTGTTCAGGACT AGCACCATCTCCCAGGTGGCCCCGGCCCAGCACTAG
- the SMIM9 gene encoding small integral membrane protein 9: protein MEAPKLLSIGFLLCSLTCLLLETVTLSLEPLSAFGIQDQDGLEPCSRQTSRSWLSNFSDYLWDLIRSSIPTAAIFAFLIISAIMGTLCCLT from the exons ATGGAAGCCCCGAAGCTGCTGAGCATTGGATTTCTGCTGTGCTCTCTGACTTGCCTCTTGTTGGAAACTGTCACTTTGTCTCTGGAACCTTTATCTGCCTTCGGAATACAAGACCAGGATGGATTGGAACCGTGCTCAAGGC AAACTTCCAGGTCCTGGCTGAGCAACTTCAGTGATTACCTGTGGGATCTCATCAGGAGCTCCATCCCTACAGCTGCCATTTTCGCTTTTCTGATCATTTCAGCAATCATGGGGACCCTCTGTTGCCTCACATAA